One genomic segment of Naumovozyma castellii chromosome 7, complete genome includes these proteins:
- the URA3 gene encoding orotidine-5'-phosphate decarboxylase (ancestral locus Anc_1.453): MSALTYTQRAASHPSPLASKLFNIMEAKKTNLCASLDVRTTEELLRLVETLGPYICLLKTHVDILTDFSMEGTVKPLKELAKKFNFLIFEDRKFADIGNTVKLQYSSGVYRIAEWADITNAHGVTGPGIIAGLKEAASEVTKEPRGLLMLAELSSKGSLAHGEYTRGTVEMAKIDKEFVIGFIAQRDMGGRDEGFDWLIMTPGVGLDDKGDALGQQYRTVDDVVSTGSDIIIVGRGLFGKGRDPRVEGERYRKAGWEAYLKRCGKSA, translated from the coding sequence ATGTCGGCATTAACATATACCCAAAGAGCTGCTTCTCACCCAAGTCCCCTGGCATCTAAGCTATTCAATATAATGGAGGCCAAAAAGACCAATCTTTGTGCGTCACTCGATGTCCGTACCACTGAGGAACTGCTTCGACTAGTAGAGACTCTTGGTCCATACATCTGCCTTTTAAAGACGCACGTGGATATCCTTACTGATTTTTCCATGGAGGGAACTGTCAAGCCCTTGAAAGAATTGGCtaagaaattcaatttcttgatcttcGAGGACAGAAAATTTGCTGATATTGGTAATACTGTCAAATTACAATATTCATCTGGTGTATATAGAATTGCAGAATGGGCAGATATTACCAACGCTCATGGTGTAACTGGCCCAGGTATTATTGCAGGATTAAAGGAAGCTGCATCTGAAGTCACCAAGGAACCCAGAGGTTTATTAATGCTAGCTGAATTATCATCGAAAGGCTCTTTGGCTCATGGTGAGTATACACGAGGCACTGTAGAAATGGCAAAGATTGATAAAGAATTCGTTATCGGATTTATTGCCCAGCGGGATATGGGTGGTAGAGATGAAGGATTTGATTGGTTGATTATGACACCCGGCGTTGGATTAGATGATAAGGGTGATGCTTTAGGGCAGCAATACAGAActgttgatgatgttgtATCTACCGGTTCAGATATAATTATTGTAGGTAGAGGTTTGTTCGGAAAAGGAAGAGATCCTAGAGTGGAAGGTGAACGTTACAGAAAGGCCGGATGGGAGGCATACTTGAAGAGATGTGGTAAGTCAGCATAA